GAAAGAACTTCAGAGGTTTCTCTATGGAGTAATACAGCCCATGGTAGCTTCCTCTGGCCAGGTAAGCTCGAACCAAACCCACAGCTATCACCAGCCACCTAAACAGTAGAGGAAAATGCAATGCGGTCACTtcataaatgaaaaacaaggcCTACCAGATGATCTTGCTGTAGAAATAAACATCTTATGATGCGTCTGTAGTTTATGTGACATACAGTCAAAAGCAGCCATTAAAACAGCTGCGATTTTTGCATCTTTTGGCAAACAtgtgcacacagacaaacacaacacacacacacaggtaacaagttatagaaaaaaaatatttaagagGTCTTATTACTGGGTGCTTAGTGGTGGTGCTGGACCACCTTGTGCTACCATtctttgtatatatttttcctCATTTCAAGGATTGGTCCCTGAGCTGGAAATGTCAGACGcgaactaaataaaaataatgtagtTAAGATTAATTCAGAGAAAGTTTCATTTCACACTCTGGTTTTAATGACTCTTAATCTCCGTCTTGGCTGCATTTGATATCAACTCTGGGGCCAGTTAGGCAGAAACTGAGCAGGTCTGCTTAGCGGCTGTGGCTGAATATGCAAAACCGTGCCTGCGAAAAAACACCCTAAGTGCTCAGCACAAAGCAAGCACTGTACAGGCCGTCAATACTGAGGAGGGTAAATGTGGCCTAACTGGTTGGAACAGTCAGCAAACAAGTCACCATTCAATTGTGCAACAGTCTGAAAATCAGAGCAATAAAATCTGCAAAAGGATTACTGTGTACACGGTTCAAGATAACTACCATTTGAAAAGCTAAGAAAATATGTTTGCattattaaaaatgcaaaacaacaacCTCCATCACAATCGTATTCTTTCTCCAAACatacactttaaaaaacaacaacaacaactcatttgtaggtttaaaaaaaatctcatttaaATCACCGAATTGTCTTTTCAGTCCTTAAAAAGAttactttattttaatattataaaCTATCACATGTGGTTTTGGTAACATTTACGAtaatctttctttcattttcataattctctctcattcatttgaGCAGGtgctaaataaacaaaaatcaatCTCAGTAATCCAACAAAACAGCATGTCCAATGCGTGAATCCGCACTTTCTGAcataaaacaactaaaaaaaaacccgCACACAATGAATATCTGTCATAATATTCCTGTACTGTATGGAGTAGCGTCCCGTCAGTCACAATTAATGTCCACGCCAGGTGGCTGTCTGTTGCTCCTCTAATGTTAATCTTTGTAAGCCCTTGGATGCAGGAGGAACAACGTCCAAAGTTGTGCTTCTCCTTAGCGCGCTTAGGCATGTTTATGACATTAATAACTGCAAAAAACTGGAAGAATATTAACGCTGTAACACTACAATGGGGAACTCCTTCGCCCATTATTTAGCACAGCCCATCAGCACCACCAGAGACATTTCTATCATCCACCACCCAGCAGCATTAGCACGAGGAAACACGCTACGTACCCCGCTGTCATAACAACGTTGTAAATGACGAGATATGCCGTGGCCAGGGCACCGGGTCCCTTCTTTCTCTTCGCAGCCACATCGCCGTGGGCCGCCTTGCTGGTTCCCGAAGCAGCTGCCGACATAACTGCAACTATCAACGGTCTCCGCTCCTGAACGACGGCGGGTGTCAGGAAAGGAACATGGGCCACACCAGGAAGTGTCGTACTGAAACGGGATGTTCGCTCCACCTCACTTCCGTCTTCGTTTTGAGAAGcgtagtttaaaaataaataaataaaaacaattaaataaatattcattttttaaacatcaaaaatatatgtatttattctcttatttaagtttattattttaaaatatttttatttgccTTATTTAACTAAATTACTGCCCGCAAAGTGTGCAGGATCACTGAGTTATCATCGTCAGGTCCTGTGACTGCAGGTGGCGGTTTGTGCCACCCTGTTTCAGGGGCCCGGTTTGTGTTTCTTCACATTGCCTTATTCGTTttctaaataatgaataattttCTGCGGCAAATAAGTGGCACAGAATATTTGATTGTTCTGACTTGGAATTGCTAATCAGCAATGAAAGTATCGTTATGGAGGACCCaatgtttaaaatatttatttatttatgtattgctTCTGAGTGTATTCAACCTTTAATAAACCCCCAGTTTATTGTTCTCCTTCTGATTTGATTTAatcttatttactttatttttatttactttatatttatttttatttacttgcgTACTTATTCTtacatacatttatttatttattgttttaggCATTTATTTCTTTGAACATAATTACCACAGCTTCTTTGTATATGTACAAGGACAGTAAAGgcctattctattctattacaTATTTTCAGGAATACTGAACGTTTCACCAGCAGTCAGAAACCTAATAATAGAGTTGGGCCAGCTTTTAAGAACCGGGGAAACtaatttgctttaaaaatggCAAGTAATTTTCTCACAAACAACCAAGCAATTGATTGTGAAACTGATAGTGGACAAATCTACAAACAAGCCCAACAATTATTTTTGCTTATTGCGCTTGGCAAACACCACAAATACACACTAAcagatccacagccaaaatatATCATCAAATTCAAGTTAGTTCCTCAATTCTCTATTCCTCCTGTTTGACCTGTTGCCCCCACTAATAATAGGTCATTCAAAACACAGATCACCAGACTCATGAGCAGATTCTTCCCCAAGGTCATTTGGACTCTAAATCAACATACAAAATCAACATAGCTCTTGTGTAACTTTCAAAATCGTTCTTGTCAAATTTGTCattttgaaatacatttttcattacACTACTACAATACcaagtttttatttaattttaactttGTATATACCAGCTTTGTATATACACCTATgctttttacatatatttactCTTTGTAATATttagctattttttttaattagttgtGTAAAAAAATACTCCACCAACCACTTAATGCATTTTACCGTTTTCAGTAAcaataaactattttttttattacattcttTTATATTGTGTTCTATTCCATTCTTAAGAGGTTAAACTGACCTGAACTACATCTAGATAGACACCTGTGCTTATGCTTTAGGGAACCATACTCCACAATAAAACGGCTCTTATGATGGCTTCTGCACTTTTAAAGAATTCTATGTCACTGTCATTGAAACTGAAGAGTCACAATTGACTGTACAAGAAGATGATTTTGGTTTTTGATGCTAGTGAAATctgcattaaaaagaaatgcCTGAAGGTAATGCCCAGTTAATAACGTTTCACCATAGTGACTCTTAAAAATACCAGTTTCCCCTTTTTGCTAAGGACCACTGCACTGttgaatttttaaataaatatgaggACCCGTGTAGAAAAATTGTGGTGAtatataataatttatttaCCTAAAAGCTAATACTTTGTGGATGTATCATTGGGGCAACAATGCTGAGCCCACATCCATTATTACCCCACTAGATGCCAGTGTTTCTCTTTAACCATAAAAAAGGTGTCACCCTTAATTGCTTAATGTAATGCCACAGCGCTATATTTCCActaagtaaaaatgtaaaaaaacaaaacaaaaacaaacacaattaaAGGAAAAGGTGCTACAGACTCAGTTGcttagtatttttatttcttatttttattttttgtaaacagGCATTATTGGAGACAGCCAAATTTCCGGAAGAGCAACTGGTGAGAGTTAGATGGACGAGGAAGCGATATTTGTTTAGGTTTAGCTTGAAGAACGCACGTACTTTTTTTCATCACAAAGTCTGCCTCTTTATAAATAGTTAACATGCCTTTATTTTCCCAAAATCCATTTGACCAAGATGTTGGTAAGTGAATTGTTGTCTCTTTGGCCCTTTGAGTGTGTCACAGCCAGAAGCTAACGATAGGGCCAGTCACACTAGAGGCTAATGCTAGCTTAGCTCGAGTTGTTTATTCGCTAGCGCTACGTGATAAGTTACTTTAGGGCTGCCAATTTTTGTTACAACACCATATACCAGTCCTGCTAGCCTTTGCTAGTTTGTACCTGACATATCGATGTGTTGTCGACCTCTTTTATTAAGTTTCCAGTTCATTTGTTAGTATCAGCGATTgctttgtaagaaaaaaaacttggtGATTCATATAAACTCACAGGATAACCGCCATTACAAGATCAGCTGATcccaaatcaactcaaaatacgTTTATGGTTCTATTTTTATCTACTTTATCACACAAATACCATTCGTTTAAATCTCCTttatcttttttctgttttcgttGAAGCGTATACTTTGTTGATGCTCGAAAACAGTGAAATCCCCATTGCGGTTCACTTGACGTCTCACTTGGGAGGATTTggtgttttcctttgttttatgTAGAAACTAAATGAGGTTTACATTTTGGTGTATTGGttagacaaaaaaagaagtggattGAAGATGTGTCCGTGGGCTGCAATTGTTAGTGATGCCTGTTTTCAGTATTTGGAGTTGATACGTCATTGGATagttaaatgtgaaaataataTAGTAATGAGTCATTAATGATTACAGTTGTTGAAACCTTTTTTCTCTCCGGCTGATGATTAATTAGAAAAGCTTGGTCAAGACTAATTAATCAATCACTCCCTGGCCTTTCGGGTTTGGTTGTTATCCGTCTGTATTCAGATGGGtgtaaaattaaaggaaaactctgaatgtttcacccCAGCATGGCGATAATCCTGCTGATTTAACATATTGTGGCAGTCTTCTGCTGGCATTGTTTGGGTCAGCATGTCCCTTTAGCGAGAACTGTCAGTGAAAACAAATGTAAGTTGTTCGCAATAATCGCTGATGTCCTATGACCTTCCTGTTCTGATGAATAGTCTCTTCCCACATGACAAACGGGTTATCTATAAGGTATATGAGTTAAATAATATGGACTTCACACTCGTGAGCTCCTAACCCAGTTGAACATTTATGGAAGATTTTGGACCAGTGTGTTAAACCTCACTTTCTACCaccattttttaaacataaaataagGGGATatgtatgttatttatttatttatttatttttaaagggtGTTGTTTTCCTGTAGTTGAGGTCTAGAGTCTTGGAAAATCCATGCCAAGCCTTTCTAATGACCCAGCACCTTTCTAAGACATTTTATATCGTGTTtccctttaatttgtcagctATCCTATGTAAATTTTCATAGACACTTCCTGGCTGAACAGCTTTATCTGACTGTGCAACACTATAGTCCTTGTATGACCATACAATAGAGCACTATTGCACTAGAGAGTCATGGGAGTGACACTATGAGTCGGAAACGTCATACAAGTAATTTGCTACCAGCATATTATGAAACAGTGGCAGGTCACTTTGCATGTCAGAACACCACTTAACATCAATATAGTTTAtgttgtgatttttcttttaactcaGAAGATAATGCAGTTCAATTGTTAATGAGGCTTTTCTTTTAGCTTGTCAGCTGCTGAACGGGTCACAGTTTAAAGTACTTAAATATTTACATGGGATTTCTAAGTGTCTTGTCACAATAGGCCGTTAGGAACAGGTTGCacaataaaaacagcaacatgTAGTTGGCTTATAGAACTCTTCCACTCTCATTTTGAGTTCGATAGGTGacagtataacataaattagaTGTACAATGTGCCAGTTAAGGGCTTGCGGCTCATTTTTATATTACACCATGCATTTGGCATGTCTTCCCACATTTTCTTTGGAGATAAGCAGCCACAATGCCATTGGAGTTATTTTCTCACTGGAGCATATGCACTAAATCCGCATTTTACATATTTCCAGAGAAGGCAACCaatgaaaacaacacaacagaTGACTGGGCACTTATCATGGACATCTGTGATAAGATTGGAACAACAGCCAATGGGTAAGCTTGAAAGAGCCATCTTCCGTTGAATATTAATGGCACATTTTGATTTGAGCAGCCCAGTGGCCCCGGACACTTAATTTGAAAGTGTTTCATACTTGACGACATCAGCAGTACCCCCAATCCACAGGCTGTGTTCCCTTCTGTTGCAGACCAAAGGACAGCTTAAGATCCATTATGAAGAGAGTCAACCACAAAGTGCCTCATGTGGCGATGCAGGCTCTTAATGTAAGTTTGTTGCtttactatttaatttattGTATAAAAATGCCATTACAAATaactgcaaatgtttaataaatcaATAGATTGGGTCAAACACCTCTCTAGTTTTGGGGTTAGAAGTACAGTTTACTGGCATTTGGGCTGCAAACCCATTTCCTTTAAAAGGATACAGGAAAGTAGACCCTTTCCACGCCAGTattatttaaatgaaatgagGACTGTGAGACCTGTTTGTCTGAGTCATTGTGAGCTAATACTGTCACATGACCTGCTCTATTCTTAGATTTCTGTCTTTAAATTACTGAGATAATTTCAGACTGTTGTCATCAAATCCCACCTCTAAACTCACCTGCTGTTAAAATGTACTGTAAATAATGAGTGGCTGTCTTTTTACTGCGATACTTATTTCACTGTCTTGGCTTGCAGTTGCTGGGTGCTTGTGTATCAAACTGTGGCAAAATATTCCACCTGGAAATCTGCTCAAGGGAGTTTTCCAGTGAAGTGAAGAGCATTCTTAACAAGGTATGAAAACTTACCTGGTttgcgtttctttttttttttttcttccttttttgggGTGGAATCTTATCCAGAGAATTTCTTGTCCATGTAGTCCTTCAAACTCAGAGGAACTTTAAGTTTAATGTTACAGTTAAAATCTTAACCAATGCCAGACTCCAtagctgtttgttttcatgtcttctttAGGCACACCCTAAGGTATGTGAAAAGCTAAAGGCTCTGATGGTTGAGTGGGCAGAGGACTTTCAGAAAGATCCACAGTTGAGCCTGATTGGGGCCACCATCAAGTCTCTGAAAGAGGAGGGTGTCAGCTTCCCATCCCCATCCTCACAGGTATATTGACATGATGATTCTGAGAAATGTAACAAAGTCATTTAGAAGTCTTATACAGTCTTTACTTTGCAGCAGCTGCAActgagtttttattttataattctTTGTCATACTTGATGCCAGTATAACAGATAAACAAAGTGTAAGTATACTGTATTTGCAGCATAAATAAAGGCCTCTTTTTGTAAAGTATCAGATTTTACATAAGCTGATGTTCTGTTAAACAATATTTCACATCACAATATAAacattttacattgtgttttATAGTGACCACACAATCTACCTTCTTTTTTCTACTTGGAAATAGTTTCTTCTTTTAAGCTAGTAATATACATCCCACATCCAGTAGGGTTCACTAGCGTGCTGAGGCTGGAATTGTAGCCATGATTTGACCTCAGGCTAGTGTAGTGATTGTGAAGGTTCAGGCTGGGTGGAGTTTGTCTGTTTTGGAGAGTGTATATATGAGAGGAGCTTAGAGTGGAATTTCCTCTTCACATATTTCACATAATTCTTTGGAGGTTTATGTCATAGAGTCTGACTTGGTAATGGTAAGAGCTGCTTTCTAGTTTCTGTTCTGCtgcttaatgtgtgtgtgttttttgttacgCAACAAATCTGTATGTGCCACAGATAAAACTGGACTTTGACATCAGTTTCTCATAAAGCATCTGACATACTTGAAGACTTTAACGCTAATAAAGCTGCCACTGAGGGGATAACTATTGTAGCCTTCAGTAGAAATGTAAATGTGCAACACATCCTTTTCCGCACAATAGACAACTCAGAGCATTAAATAATAAACAACGAATGGCAGTGATGTGAGTTAGGGCTGCGCTGATTTAAGTATTTCGAATaatttgatgaaaaaaaaattctcgaCACACATTCTTTGCTTCGATGGTTGGTTTAAGGCACGGCTCTGTGGCGCACCATTGTTACAATGGAAACGCCATAAGACTACAAGCAGACCTGCAATACAAACTTTTTTAAGGAGCAGCGTGTGAATAAAAAGTTTGATATTAAGCGCACGCACACTGataacacaacagcagcagtgatgatgaaGCTGGTGCAGTTTAATGTGGAGCCAGAGTCTGTTTACACACTGCGACGAGCACATGCAGTTGAACTGTTAACTTAGTCtgaaacatgtttaaattaTACAGCTTGCTGAGCAGCCGTCCCATTTTACAGGGGTGAGTCTAAAGGGGGACATGAGGTGTACTAGAccatgtttattatttattaagatTTTCATACAATTTTTGAGATTTGAAATTGAAATGATGTAAAAtactgttttttttggggggggggggggttgcgttaatatttaaaaaaaaaaaaaaaaaaaattacatcttTTTTTCCAAGCCTATAAAAATATACATGGCCCAGTAAAACTGAGCCACTGATCTGAGGGTTGTTAGGTTGGACAGTGaattattgttaatattaatTAACGTCTACACCATCATAACGTCTTGTTTTCAGGAGCTCAAAAACTGTGCAACAAAGCAGAGGGCAAACATCAGAATGCTGATATGCTCACTTCTCTTCATAGAAGCCACCACATTCTCCTCTAAAGTTTGCAGTGAATGAGAGTTTGTGTCTGTAAAGACACAAACTCTCATTCACTGCAAACGTAAACAAGCAGAAACACATGTACACAAACTCATAAAGCCTTTGAGGAAGACAGAGTAAAGGTAAATGTTATGGCTTTGACTCTACTTGAGATTTAGAGATATCTTTGCATTtaggaaaatgttttctttaaaaaataaaattgagtaTGACACGTAAATACaaagggtttgtttgtttgttttttgttgttcatCATGGATGAAACATACTGAAGTAGTTGATAGCTGCAGCCCTAATATCAGTAGTCTAAAATCCCTTCGATTTTATTTGCTTTCTCATCCTGGCTTTGTTATCACTGGCTGTGCTCCATTTGGCTCTGATGATGGTGCGCTGCATTTCCTTTTTCGGGATAGGCTGGCAAATGTGCCTCAGTGGAGAGCAGGTGGCTCATGTGGCAGCAGGTATGACATTTAATCTCTGTCAGctaaggggaaaaaagcagcagGCAGCGTGACTCAAGCTGTGGCAGCGTTtacctgtttatttatttacttattgtcAGTTTGGATTTGGCCGCACAAACTCAAGCTGTAATGAACCGGTTTTCATTTTTCCCGTTTCTATTGTTTAGCTTCTGGACATTTAACGAGACTGCTCCTGGGAGTATTTGTGTCTAAAGGCTAGAGACACATTTCTGAACAATATGTGATACCCAGCATGAACTCCAGGTGGCaccgtgtttttaaaaacattttggttTTTCATTTAAAGTCTTTGTGCTTCATTCTCCCTCAGGTGCACTTATTCTGCACTCTGATCTGACCTTGTCTTTCTATACTGACCACAGGGTTCCAGCACAAAGGCCAACCCATCAACTGCAAGCAAACCAGTGGATGATGACGATCTTGCCAAAGGTAAAGTTAGTGTAttccattcattttttttaaatccaaaagCTCTACACAGATTTCATAGAAAGTAATCTGATAAAAATACATGtgaaaacctttaaattgattCTCCGTGGCTGAAAATGTGATTGGAGCACCTGCCTTAGAGCCATTtgcattttgaaaattaaatgaatCTGGAATGTGTGCCAAGTCTGTCTGTGCTAAATACCCTTTCTTCATTTCCACttctcttgtttattttcttcagcTATCGAGCTGTCCTTACAGGAGCAGAAGCAGCAGGCAGAGACACGCCCCATGAccatgacctctgaccctccAAACTATACTAATGGCAGTGGGGGGCAGGAGGCTCGGAAGGTGCGTGCGCTGTACGACTTTGAAGCAGCTGAAGACAACGAGCTGACCTTCAAAGCTGGAGAACTTATCCTAGTGTTGGATGACAGGTAATATTTTATAACACTTCCTGTCATGAATCAGCTCTGCTATATCCTCCCAACCAATAGATAGCACCGTTTTACCGACATTGAATGAAGATCTGGATGTGCAAAAATGAGTTTACTGCAGATGAGTTGTTTACGTagctaaaactgaaaatgttcattATCCAGAGAAGGGGACAGGTCTGTCAGGTTAGAGGGCGCATTCAGCCATTAGCTTTGATCTATACTTTACCACTGAAAGTCCCAGAGTATGCACGACCTTTAAGATCAGACAGTCATGTTGCTATATCTTCATGGATGTTGAATATAAATACCATCCCTGCCTTGTAATTTCAGTAATAACCCAAAAATTGATGTAATgtctaaataaaatataaaaataatatataaatgaaatgatCTGATGTCAAAAACTAACCTTTGATAAGTTATTATGACATGGCGGTAACCACTCCTCCATGCTCATTAACTGTTTTGAAACAGAAATTTAATCAGTGTGGTTCAAAGTACATGCAGTGCAATAGTAACATCTGTCAGTGATAATAATGTTACAAGGTTTGTTTGCCTGTTGGAGATTCATCCAGAAGTGTGAATATTTTTAATATGAGATATTATTTTTAGGACTTAAATGATCTGTAAATTCTGTTCTGCAAGTAAAACTAGGCAAACGTCAAAATACTTTTTCATACCAAGAGCTCTGAAAACTCACCATAACCGCCTTTTCTGGAGCTGCCAAAGACCACATCAGGGCGAGAATTTTTAGACTTCTTGTTGTAATGGTTCTGACTGGTATGAAGCTTAGCCAGACGCTAAGTATGGCTTTCTCTCAGCTGCTCTTTGACTTTGGTTTTATGTTTCCGTTTACAGTGATCCAAACTGGTGGAAAGGAGAGAACCACAGAGGAGTTGGGCTTTTCCCCTCCAACTTTGTCACAACCAATCTGAATGCAGAGCCAGAGCCAGGTTGGTAGCTCCTTAAGGACAGACTCTTGTTTGTACCTCCTGTTGAGCATATTGATTTTATTTCTAATCAAATTATTTCTAGAGCTGCTAATGTAATTGAACTTTTTCTTTCATAGTTACTTATGTTGATAACCCGGCGACTCCAGAAGAGACAAGCCTGGAAACCAAAATAGAGCCTGAGCCCGTCTTTATTGACGAGGTAGCACATTTCCTCAGCGATTCTTCATTTGCAAATCCATCTCTCAGTTATTTTACCAACACGTATCCGCTCACGTCTTTCTGCAGGCAAAGATGGACCGAACGCTGGCACTGCTGCAGAATACAGATCCTGCAGATTCCACTCCTGACTCCCTAGAGCTGATCCAGCTGGAGGGTAAAAACTTTAATGCCACTCTAAATCTAGTCAAACTGTCGCTGTCAGCTGCAGTCAGTGTGAGCCGTGCTTTTGCTTTCTAACCTcatttctccttttctctccgTGGATGTAAACAGGTGCATGTGCACAGATGAACCCACTGATTGATGAGAAGCTGCAGGAGATTGACAGGTAATGTGTTAATTATATAACATTTCTCTATTATTAATCAGATTGATCATAATCACGATATGCATAGCAAATGCAAAAGGTTCTTCATCCAGTACTTGGGactaatgtttgtttgtgtgtgttgcaggAATCACTCAGAGTTATCAGAGTTGAATGTGAAGGTTTTGGAGGCACTGGAGCTTTACAACAAGCTCATGAATGAGGCTCCATACTACTCGGCCTACTCCAAGATGCAGTCACAGTATCCTCCAGCCAGCTCTGCTGTGGGCATGCAGGTCAGAATAGTCttacgtggctctgattgctaAGAGTGACTCTCAGTCGTAAATGACGTCGAAGCTGAAACCTTGTATACATCCGTGATGTTTAGATAGCAAGCCgaatagaaaaaataaacaatggCTGTTGGCAAAatattgtttgtgtatgtaaACATATGGAGAATCAGCAGGACGCAGAGCTCAATCATACATGTTTTAAGGATGTCTCTAacatgtctcattcacacatGTTTTGCCTCTAAACTAGTTACTAATCTTAGACTAGTCCTGATGGCTTGATATTcagtcagcattttttttttttcttccctggaGAGCGTCACAGGCCGCCGGAGCTTTCTCAGCAGATGCTGTTTTCTTGGTGGTGATTAATGTCACAGTCTTTCCCTGGAGATTTAGAAAACTGTCCACTTCGCATAGCAGGCAAACACCAGAGCTCCTTGCAActtattattttcctttttccaacTGTCAGGATTTTATTGCACCTGCAGTAACGGGGActtggttaaaaacaaaaatttaaaatgacaaaaaattcTGAAACTGTTAATAATTTAAAACGAGTGTTTTATCAGCATCATTTCTGTATGCTGAATAAAGACTGAACACAGCAGGTCTTCTGTCTGAAGATTATGTAAACTCAACTCTGTTTTCCAatattatttaatttgtaattgTATAACTGTTTTTTATATTATTGGTATTTGTTCTTTGAATATCTCTGTTGGTGCACGTTTCTCTAGAGGCTGGCTATTTGTGTAACATAGCTCACCAAATCTCATTATTTGGGGCAGCTGCTGGTGACCTGCTACTGACTGAGGATGTTTGTAGCATCTCAGACAATGAAGGTTGTAGTTTCTGGATGTAGCAGTCTCCAACTAGAGCTTAAAGGGTGGTGAAACTAAAAATAGCTTCATTATATGTCTTGAATAAATTCAAAAGATAAGGAAATTGTCATCATAGAGATTTGGATTATACAATTCTTGCGCAGTTCTCTTCATTTGTAATTTGTTTGCATTAATTTCAAGTAGCTTATACAGATTTCTAGGTACAGATGTCCCATAATCACACTGCTATAGGTTTTGGTTGgagcaaaaacaacacagcatcAGTTTATATAACAtgaaggattttctttttcttttggggggGTGGTTAGTGGTCTGAAAGATCTAAATGACTACAAGTTGACTTAAACAGGGCTAGTCGAGGACTAACTCATGCCAATTTTTCAGCtgtctgtttaaacaaaatgcAACCAGAGCAATAGGAATGTGTTACAAGACTGCTTTATACCCATCACACTAACACTACTAACTCTACAGTAAGCATATTGCGAGAACtagctgtttatttaaaaaaataagctaCCCATATTAACCACGTGTTATACTAAATAGG
This window of the Maylandia zebra isolate NMK-2024a linkage group LG16, Mzebra_GT3a, whole genome shotgun sequence genome carries:
- the stam2 gene encoding signal transducing adapter molecule 2 isoform X1, with protein sequence MPLFSQNPFDQDVEKATNENNTTDDWALIMDICDKIGTTANGPKDSLRSIMKRVNHKVPHVAMQALNLLGACVSNCGKIFHLEICSREFSSEVKSILNKAHPKVCEKLKALMVEWAEDFQKDPQLSLIGATIKSLKEEGVSFPSPSSQGSSTKANPSTASKPVDDDDLAKAIELSLQEQKQQAETRPMTMTSDPPNYTNGSGGQEARKVRALYDFEAAEDNELTFKAGELILVLDDSDPNWWKGENHRGVGLFPSNFVTTNLNAEPEPVTYVDNPATPEETSLETKIEPEPVFIDEAKMDRTLALLQNTDPADSTPDSLELIQLEGACAQMNPLIDEKLQEIDRNHSELSELNVKVLEALELYNKLMNEAPYYSAYSKMQSQYPPASSAVGMQGYLGPAAPPYLPPSMPQIPSAQPYNLPSDQPGPLHSLPPNVSAPPNTLPNSQTAQPPYMSSGLNAPYMSQATGAPYPPQAGMTMDMSAYHNSSMPPVSYPVAAPPHQAPQQQQQQAAYYQQPLL
- the stam2 gene encoding signal transducing adapter molecule 2 isoform X2: MPLFSQNPFDQDVEKATNENNTTDDWALIMDICDKIGTTANGPKDSLRSIMKRVNHKVPHVAMQALNLLGACVSNCGKIFHLEICSREFSSEVKSILNKAHPKVCEKLKALMVEWAEDFQKDPQLSLIGATIKSLKEEGVSFPSPSSQGSSTKANPSTASKPVDDDDLAKAIELSLQEQKQQAETRPMTMTSDPPNYTNGSGGQEARKVRALYDFEAAEDNELTFKAGELILVLDDSDPNWWKGENHRGVGLFPSNFVTTNLNAEPEPVTYVDNPATPEETSLETKIEPEPVFIDEAKMDRTLALLQNTDPADSTPDSLELIQLEGACAQMNPLIDEKLQEIDRNHSELSELNVKVLEALELYNKLMNEAPYYSAYSKMQSQYPPASSAVGMQGYLGPAAPPYLPPSMPQIPSAQPYNLPSDQPGPLHSLPPNVSAPPNTLPNSQTAQPPYMSGLNAPYMSQATGAPYPPQAGMTMDMSAYHNSSMPPVSYPVAAPPHQAPQQQQQQAAYYQQPLL